A window of Bacilli bacterium contains these coding sequences:
- a CDS encoding DUF1499 domain-containing protein: MLKRTLIGIFKGFETTGENVKDPLLKTRYYKLPRDQVWQKVVDHLKKKRGYKVLHEVKNVGEIVVEGKTPFGRTLDITLTLFAITPMKTAIDIYSASRGSLGDLGANYRTIMKLYADFDRLFNDARIK, from the coding sequence TTGCTGAAACGTACATTGATCGGCATTTTCAAAGGCTTTGAAACGACGGGGGAAAATGTGAAAGATCCACTTTTAAAAACGCGTTACTACAAATTGCCGCGCGACCAGGTTTGGCAGAAGGTGGTCGATCACCTGAAAAAAAAGCGCGGCTACAAGGTTCTGCATGAAGTAAAAAACGTCGGAGAAATTGTGGTGGAGGGCAAAACACCGTTCGGCCGCACGCTCGATATCACGTTGACGTTGTTCGCCATTACGCCGATGAAAACGGCAATCGACATCTATTCCGCATCCCGCGGCTCGCTCGGAGACCTGGGAGCGAATTACCGAACCATCATGAAACTGTATGCGGACTTTGACAGATTGTTCAACGATGCGCGCATCAAATAA